A stretch of the Massilia varians genome encodes the following:
- the repC gene encoding replication protein C, IncQ-type — MTGEMRFEFAIQEPALAIAPVFLVLKKSPRAKLDVTFKFGTSTLQWRGADALGIPEQSVLLALLSIAGQQPFSINPNSAVGDKAKLFNQLSCVGPQSDVAVVKAHWRKIEIAAGYSVHSGKNITSIKSAVKRLAETTVWECRDGIEYQSRLLSWILGDDNGVIIALNRRATNAIYGQQFIKISLDERNKLPDESAKALHAYLSGSMRAGSTRRHTIDKLQAHIWSGKAMGSTRRSRIEKLRRALLAIDQLPSWRCALLPCGQVEITRIDERTVLSKTADDGRTQRSLSRRETTPSALETTCLR, encoded by the coding sequence ATGACTGGTGAAATGCGTTTTGAGTTTGCCATCCAAGAGCCGGCGCTGGCCATTGCTCCGGTGTTCTTAGTGTTGAAGAAATCGCCCCGGGCGAAACTCGACGTTACCTTCAAGTTCGGTACCTCCACGCTGCAATGGCGCGGCGCTGATGCGTTGGGAATTCCGGAGCAATCGGTACTACTGGCACTGCTATCCATCGCGGGGCAACAGCCGTTTTCCATCAACCCGAATAGTGCAGTAGGCGACAAGGCGAAGCTCTTTAATCAACTATCTTGCGTGGGCCCACAATCTGACGTCGCCGTCGTGAAAGCACATTGGCGAAAAATTGAAATTGCAGCCGGCTACAGTGTCCATAGCGGGAAAAATATCACGAGCATCAAATCTGCTGTCAAACGGCTGGCGGAAACTACTGTTTGGGAATGCCGTGACGGAATCGAGTATCAATCGAGGCTACTGTCCTGGATTCTTGGCGATGATAACGGTGTAATTATTGCGCTTAACCGACGAGCAACAAATGCTATCTACGGGCAGCAATTTATCAAAATCTCGCTCGATGAACGCAACAAGCTGCCGGACGAATCGGCCAAGGCCCTGCATGCTTACCTCAGCGGTTCCATGCGGGCTGGCTCAACTCGGCGCCATACGATTGACAAGCTGCAGGCGCATATCTGGAGCGGCAAAGCCATGGGCAGTACACGGCGCAGCAGAATCGAGAAACTCCGTCGCGCGCTGCTCGCAATTGACCAGTTGCCCTCGTGGCGCTGCGCTTTGCTTCCTTGCGGTCAGGTCGAAATCACGCGTATCGACGAGAGGACTGTCCTCAGCAAAACAGCTGATGATGGACGCACGCAACGGAGCCTTAGTAGACGTGAAACGACACCCTCGGCTTTAGAGACAACTTGCCTCCGGTGA
- a CDS encoding IS481 family transposase, which produces MSSRIHPQARTTPKIRQEIKDSGLSDRQAAKVFGITRATAAKWLKRDDVQDRSHRAHTLHTTLSAAQEAIVLALRQSLYLPLDDLLFVTRQHINPDVSRSGIARLLKREGMSRLEDVIPKAEGETITPKKTFKDYEPGFIHIDIKYLPQMPDETARRYLFVAIDRATRWVFMHIYGDMTDKSSVDFLRRLKLASPIKISKILTDNGSQFTDRFATKDKKPSGQHAFDVACAALPAEHRLAPPRHPQTNGMVERFNGRINELLQQTRFDSRADLQATLMNYLKLYNHHIPQRALDAKTPILALKEWQQKRPELFVKRVYDQTGLDR; this is translated from the coding sequence ATGAGTTCACGCATTCACCCGCAAGCCCGCACCACACCGAAAATCCGCCAGGAGATCAAGGATTCTGGTTTGTCTGATCGCCAAGCGGCAAAGGTCTTTGGCATCACGCGCGCGACCGCCGCGAAGTGGCTCAAGCGGGACGACGTGCAGGACCGCTCGCACCGTGCCCACACACTGCATACGACCTTGAGCGCAGCCCAGGAAGCCATCGTTCTGGCGCTGCGCCAGTCGCTCTATCTCCCCCTTGACGACCTGCTTTTCGTCACGCGGCAGCACATCAATCCAGACGTCTCCCGGTCCGGCATCGCACGCCTGCTCAAGCGCGAAGGCATGTCGCGCCTCGAAGACGTGATCCCGAAGGCCGAGGGCGAAACCATCACGCCCAAGAAGACCTTCAAGGACTACGAGCCAGGCTTCATCCACATCGACATCAAGTACCTGCCGCAGATGCCGGACGAGACTGCGCGCCGCTACCTGTTCGTCGCCATCGACCGCGCCACGCGCTGGGTCTTCATGCACATTTACGGCGACATGACCGACAAGAGCAGCGTCGATTTCCTGCGCCGCCTGAAGCTGGCCTCGCCCATCAAGATCAGCAAGATCCTGACCGACAACGGCTCGCAATTTACCGACCGTTTTGCTACCAAGGACAAGAAGCCGAGCGGCCAGCACGCTTTCGACGTCGCTTGCGCCGCACTGCCTGCCGAGCACCGCCTGGCGCCGCCGCGGCACCCGCAAACAAACGGGATGGTCGAGCGCTTCAACGGCCGCATCAACGAATTGCTGCAGCAGACCCGCTTCGACAGCAGAGCCGATTTGCAGGCCACATTGATGAACTATTTGAAGCTGTACAACCACCACATTCCGCAGCGCGCACTCGACGCCAAGACACCCATCCTGGCGCTCAAGGAATGGCAGCAGAAACGACCAGAATTATTTGTTAAACGCGTTTACGATCAAACGGGACTCGACAGGTAG
- a CDS encoding LytR/AlgR family response regulator transcription factor, whose product MTTAIIADDEPLLRRRLRGLLEAYWPDLKILGEAGDGAETLAAVSQWSPDIVFLDIQMPKLSGIEVAHAIRSKAHIVFLTAHSEHAVDAFSVAAVDYLLKPLQPGRLVETIERLKSATSSTMEQPPPLRPLELPHKYLTWIQASVGTSLRLITVKEIVYFQSDSRYTRVVTSVGEHFVRKTIKELTDELNPEDFVQISRGCIVNLHNIDTITRLEGQMKIHLKVILPRFSRTQPDAYLASVSRA is encoded by the coding sequence ATGACGACTGCCATTATCGCTGACGACGAACCCCTCCTTCGCCGCCGGCTCCGCGGATTACTTGAGGCATACTGGCCAGACTTGAAAATTTTGGGTGAGGCGGGCGACGGTGCCGAGACCTTGGCTGCCGTTAGCCAGTGGAGTCCCGACATTGTTTTTCTCGACATCCAGATGCCAAAGCTTTCCGGCATCGAGGTTGCGCATGCGATACGAAGCAAAGCTCATATTGTGTTTCTCACGGCGCATTCTGAGCATGCCGTCGATGCATTCAGCGTGGCGGCTGTCGACTATCTCCTCAAACCGTTGCAGCCAGGGCGTCTTGTCGAGACAATCGAACGGCTGAAGTCAGCAACTAGCTCCACTATGGAGCAACCTCCGCCATTGCGTCCGCTTGAACTTCCGCACAAGTACCTTACCTGGATTCAAGCATCTGTTGGCACGTCCTTACGACTCATCACCGTGAAGGAGATTGTATACTTTCAGTCAGATTCCAGATACACCCGAGTTGTCACATCAGTAGGAGAGCACTTTGTACGCAAGACTATTAAAGAACTCACCGACGAACTCAATCCGGAAGACTTCGTTCAAATTAGTCGGGGCTGCATTGTAAATCTGCACAATATTGACACTATTACCCGATTGGAAGGGCAGATGAAAATTCACTTGAAAGTGATCTTGCCCCGCTTTTCCCGGACACAGCCTGATGCCTATTTAGCGTCAGTTTCCAGAGCCTGA
- a CDS encoding IS3 family transposase (programmed frameshift) gives MTSNKQTIEVVTVSEERRRRWSVQEKAALVKETYEPGMSVSLVARKHGISASQLFNWRKLEREGALVAVQSGESVVPASELAAARAQIAQLQRMLGKKTMEAEILREAVEPGSRKKVDCALTLIGQGRAVKPVCVVLGVARSHVTDLLARPADWVDKRTVAKLDPVADAMIADAVRAEITALPTYGYRRAGALVNRTRSLMGLRPVNHKRMYRVMKQQGLLLPKSPRRSDSGRAHDGKVMVEESNQRWCSDGFEIACDNGEVVTGVFMKDCCDREIIAWRAWVGRGLPGEPVRDMMIEAVETRFGSTDERAITVEFLSDNGGAFRAIETHALAHELGIKPVHTPVNSPQSNGMAESFVNTFKRDYVGCMDRSSGAVVLAQLPDAFRHFNEVHPHSALGYKSPRMFRKERRRQALETDAK, from the exons ATGACTAGTAACAAGCAAACCATCGAAGTCGTGACGGTGTCGGAAGAGCGACGCCGCCGCTGGTCAGTGCAGGAAAAGGCTGCGCTGGTCAAGGAAACGTACGAGCCGGGCATGAGCGTATCGCTGGTGGCCCGCAAGCACGGCATCAGTGCCAGCCAGCTGTTCAACTGGCGCAAGCTCGAACGGGAAGGCGCCCTGGTCGCGGTGCAATCAGGTGAATCGGTCGTGCCGGCGAGCGAATTGGCAGCGGCACGCGCCCAGATCGCGCAACTGCAGCGCATGCTGGGCAAAAAGACGATGGAGGCGGAGATCCTGCGTGAAGCGGTCGAGC CTGGCTCGCGAAAAAAAGTGGATTGCGCGCTCACCCTTATTGGACAAGGACGGGCAGTAAAGCCTGTCTGCGTTGTCCTTGGTGTAGCGCGCTCGCACGTGACTGACCTGCTTGCCCGACCTGCAGACTGGGTCGACAAGCGCACCGTCGCCAAGCTTGATCCAGTAGCTGACGCGATGATTGCCGACGCCGTACGCGCCGAGATCACGGCACTGCCGACTTACGGCTATCGTCGTGCCGGCGCCCTGGTGAACCGCACGCGCAGCCTGATGGGCCTGCGCCCCGTGAACCACAAGCGCATGTACCGTGTGATGAAGCAGCAGGGTTTGCTGCTGCCCAAATCGCCTAGGCGTAGTGATAGCGGCCGTGCTCACGATGGCAAAGTGATGGTCGAGGAATCGAACCAGCGCTGGTGCTCGGACGGCTTCGAGATCGCCTGCGACAACGGCGAAGTCGTGACTGGTGTTTTCATGAAGGACTGCTGCGACCGCGAGATCATCGCCTGGCGTGCCTGGGTCGGCCGAGGACTGCCTGGTGAACCGGTGCGGGACATGATGATCGAGGCTGTGGAAACGCGTTTTGGCAGCACGGACGAGCGCGCGATTACTGTTGAATTCTTGAGTGACAATGGCGGAGCTTTCCGGGCCATCGAAACGCATGCCCTGGCCCATGAGCTGGGCATCAAGCCAGTGCATACCCCAGTGAACAGCCCGCAGTCGAACGGCATGGCAGAGAGCTTCGTGAACACGTTCAAACGCGATTACGTCGGTTGCATGGACCGCAGTAGCGGCGCTGTCGTGCTTGCCCAGTTGCCCGACGCCTTCAGGCACTTCAACGAGGTGCATCCGCATTCGGCGCTCGGCTACAAATCGCCGCGCATGTTTAGAAAAGAGCGACGCCGTCAGGCTCTGGAAACTGACGCTAAATAG
- a CDS encoding IS481 family transposase, translated as MSSRIHPQARTTPKIRQEIKDSGLSDRQAAKVFGITRATAAKWLKRDDVQDRSHRAHTLHTTLSAAQEAIVLALRQSLYLPLDDLLFVTRQHINPDVSRSGIARLLKREGMSRLEDVIPKAEGETITPKKTFKDYEPGFIHIDIKYLPQMPDETARRYLFVAIDRATRWVFMHIYGDMTDKSSVDFLRRLKLASPIKISKILTDNGSQFTDRFATKDKKPSGQHAFDVACAALPAEHRLAPPRHPQTNGMVERFNGRINELLQQTRFDSRADLQATLMNYLKLYNHHIPQRALDAKTPILALKEWQQKRPELFVKRVYDQTGLDT; from the coding sequence ATGAGTTCACGCATTCACCCGCAAGCCCGCACCACACCGAAAATCCGCCAGGAGATCAAGGATTCTGGTTTGTCTGATCGCCAAGCGGCAAAGGTCTTTGGCATCACGCGCGCGACCGCCGCGAAGTGGCTCAAGCGGGACGACGTGCAGGACCGCTCGCACCGTGCCCACACACTGCATACGACCTTGAGCGCAGCCCAGGAAGCCATCGTTCTGGCGCTGCGCCAGTCGCTCTATCTCCCCCTTGACGACCTGCTTTTCGTCACGCGGCAGCACATCAATCCAGACGTCTCCCGGTCCGGCATCGCACGCCTGCTCAAGCGCGAAGGCATGTCGCGCCTCGAAGACGTGATCCCGAAGGCCGAGGGCGAAACCATCACGCCCAAGAAGACCTTCAAGGACTACGAGCCAGGCTTCATCCACATCGACATCAAGTACCTGCCGCAGATGCCGGACGAGACTGCGCGCCGCTACCTGTTCGTCGCCATCGACCGCGCCACGCGCTGGGTCTTCATGCACATTTACGGCGACATGACCGACAAGAGCAGCGTCGATTTCCTGCGCCGCCTGAAGCTGGCCTCGCCCATCAAGATCAGCAAGATCCTGACCGACAACGGCTCGCAATTTACCGACCGTTTTGCTACCAAGGACAAGAAGCCGAGCGGCCAGCACGCTTTCGACGTCGCTTGCGCCGCACTGCCTGCCGAGCACCGCCTGGCGCCGCCGCGGCACCCGCAAACAAACGGGATGGTCGAGCGCTTCAACGGCCGCATCAACGAATTGCTGCAGCAGACCCGCTTCGACAGCAGAGCCGATTTGCAGGCCACATTGATGAACTATTTGAAGCTGTACAACCACCACATTCCGCAGCGCGCACTCGACGCCAAGACACCCATCCTGGCGCTCAAGGAATGGCAGCAGAAACGACCAGAATTATTTGTTAAACGCGTTTACGATCAAACGGGACTCGACACATAG
- a CDS encoding IS3 family transposase (programmed frameshift): protein MKTLKKTYTPELKEEAVKLVLAQGLSIEQAAARVSIPKGTLANWVAAAKRGPAATAAPGSRSVAELEAENAKLRKQLAQAEMERDIVKKGGGVLCAGVAAKYAWIKTMRLDFPGYPVKLMCQVLDVSRSGYYNSLQAKPSTREQEDARLKILITAVHRQTRETYGVPRIKHELAAQGHEVGRDRVRRLRQELNLRCKQRRKFIATTNSNHNLPIAENLLEQRFAPNRPDEVWVTDITYISTAEGWLYLAGVKDVFTCEIVGYAMGERMTQELTTQALWRAVSHKRPAPGLIHHSDRGSQYCAHAYQELVAQFGMRASMSRRGNCYDNAPMESFWGTLKNELVHHRRYATRAEAKASIQEYIEIFYNRQRRHSRIGFVPPALFAESFSEQPQAA from the exons ATGAAGACATTGAAGAAGACGTACACCCCGGAACTCAAGGAAGAAGCCGTGAAGCTGGTGCTGGCGCAGGGTTTGTCCATTGAGCAGGCAGCAGCACGAGTAAGTATCCCAAAAGGGACGCTGGCCAATTGGGTAGCAGCCGCCAAACGCGGGCCGGCCGCAACAGCAGCCCCTGGAAGCCGCTCTGTGGCCGAGCTGGAAGCGGAGAACGCGAAGCTGCGCAAGCAGCTAGCCCAGGCAGAGATGGAGCGGGACATCGTAAAAAAAG GCGGCGGCGTACTTTGCGCAGGAGTCGCTGCCAAGTACGCGTGGATAAAGACAATGCGACTCGATTTCCCTGGCTATCCTGTGAAGCTGATGTGCCAGGTATTGGACGTCTCGCGCAGCGGCTACTACAACTCGCTGCAGGCCAAGCCATCGACACGCGAGCAGGAAGACGCTCGGTTGAAAATCCTGATTACGGCAGTGCATCGGCAAACCCGAGAGACCTACGGGGTGCCTCGGATAAAGCACGAGCTTGCTGCACAGGGCCATGAAGTTGGTCGCGACCGTGTGCGCCGACTTCGCCAGGAGCTCAATCTGCGCTGCAAACAACGGCGCAAATTCATCGCAACGACAAACTCGAATCACAACCTTCCCATCGCTGAGAACTTGCTGGAACAGCGGTTCGCGCCGAACAGGCCTGACGAAGTGTGGGTGACCGACATCACCTATATCTCCACTGCCGAAGGCTGGCTGTATCTTGCCGGCGTAAAGGACGTTTTTACCTGCGAGATCGTCGGCTACGCGATGGGCGAGCGCATGACGCAGGAGCTGACGACGCAGGCCTTGTGGCGCGCCGTGAGCCACAAGCGGCCGGCGCCAGGGCTGATCCATCATTCGGACCGTGGAAGCCAATACTGCGCCCATGCCTATCAGGAGCTGGTGGCGCAGTTCGGCATGCGCGCGTCGATGTCGCGCCGCGGGAACTGCTATGACAACGCGCCGATGGAGAGCTTCTGGGGCACGCTGAAGAATGAGCTTGTTCATCATCGCCGCTATGCCACCCGTGCTGAGGCAAAGGCCTCGATTCAGGAATACATCGAAATTTTCTACAACCGACAGCGGCGCCATTCCCGCATCGGCTTTGTTCCGCCAGCGTTGTTCGCCGAATCCTTCAGCGAACAGCCGCAGGCGGCTTAA
- a CDS encoding IS3 family transposase (programmed frameshift) — protein sequence MTRNNQTIEVVTVSEERRRRWSVQEKAALVKETYEPGMSVSLVARKHGISASQLFNWRKLEREGALVAVQSGESVVPASELAAARAQIAQLQRMLGKKTMEAEILREAVEPGSRKKVDCALTLIGQGRAVKPVCVVLGVARSHVIDLLARPVDWIDKRTVARLDPVADAMIADAVRAEITALPTYGYRRAGALVNRTRSLMGLRPVNHKRMYRVMKQQGLLLPKSPRRSDSGRTHDGKVMVEESNQRWCSDGFEIACDNGEVVTGVFMKDCCDREIIAWRAWIGRGLPGEPVRDMMIEAVEARFGSTDERAITVEFLSDNGGAFRAIETHALAHQLGIKPVHTPVNSPQSNGMAESFVNTFKRDYVGGMDRSSGAVVLDQLPDAFRHFNEVHPHSALGYKSPRMFRKERRCQALETDAN from the exons ATGACTAGAAACAACCAAACCATCGAAGTCGTGACGGTGTCCGAAGAGCGGCGCCGACGCTGGTCAGTGCAGGAAAAGGCAGCGCTGGTCAAGGAAACGTACGAGCCGGGCATGAGCGTATCGCTGGTGGCCCGAAAGCACGGCATCAGTGCCAGCCAGCTGTTCAACTGGCGCAAGCTCGAGCGCGAAGGCGCTCTGGTCGCTGTGCAATCAGGTGAATCGGTTGTGCCGGCAAGCGAGCTGGCAGCGGCACGCGCCCAAATCGCGCAACTGCAGCGCATGCTGGGCAAGAAAACGATGGAAGCGGAGATCCTGCGCGAAGCGGTCGAGC CTGGCTCGCGAAAAAAAGTGGATTGCGCGCTCACCCTTATTGGACAAGGACGGGCAGTAAAGCCTGTTTGCGTTGTCCTTGGTGTAGCGCGCTCGCACGTGATTGATCTCCTTGCTCGACCTGTAGATTGGATCGACAAGCGCACTGTGGCCAGGCTCGATCCGGTCGCTGACGCGATGATTGCCGACGCTGTACGCGCCGAGATCACGGCACTGCCGACCTATGGTTATCGCCGCGCAGGCGCCCTGGTGAACCGTACACGCAGCCTGATGGGCCTGCGCCCGGTGAACCACAAGCGCATGTACCGCGTGATGAAGCAGCAAGGTTTGTTGCTGCCGAAATCGCCTAGGCGTAGTGATAGCGGCCGCACTCACGATGGCAAAGTGATGGTCGAAGAATCGAACCAGCGCTGGTGCTCGGATGGCTTCGAGATCGCCTGCGACAACGGCGAGGTGGTGACTGGCGTTTTCATGAAGGACTGCTGCGACCGCGAGATTATCGCCTGGCGTGCCTGGATTGGACGTGGACTGCCCGGTGAGCCGGTGCGCGACATGATGATTGAGGCCGTGGAAGCGCGTTTCGGCAGCACCGACGAGCGGGCGATTACAGTGGAATTCTTGAGCGACAATGGCGGCGCTTTCCGAGCCATCGAGACGCACGCTTTGGCCCATCAACTGGGCATCAAGCCGGTGCATACGCCGGTGAACAGCCCGCAGTCGAACGGCATGGCGGAGAGCTTCGTGAACACGTTTAAACGCGATTACGTCGGCGGCATGGACCGCAGCAGCGGCGCTGTCGTGCTGGACCAGTTGCCCGACGCGTTCCGGCATTTCAACGAGGTGCATCCACATTCGGCGCTGGGATACAAATCGCCGCGCATGTTTAGGAAAGAGCGACGCTGTCAGGCTCTGGAAACTGACGCTAACTAA
- a CDS encoding CAP domain-containing protein gives MTNDMKYRAIGLAASFAVVLSACGGGGGERGSPSPPVSTNPTPPVVTSPPATPEQDLQTSVPIPTYAANSEELAFFNAYNEFRSQAGLGKLAQNTKLDLAAKNHLNYQAQNLDLDLFATDPATCRVPFDRKRV, from the coding sequence ATGACAAACGATATGAAGTATCGCGCTATAGGTCTCGCAGCGTCGTTTGCGGTAGTGCTGAGCGCTTGTGGTGGCGGTGGTGGTGAGAGAGGCTCGCCATCACCGCCGGTTTCAACCAATCCGACGCCACCGGTGGTGACGTCTCCGCCTGCGACTCCTGAGCAGGACTTGCAGACGTCGGTGCCAATACCAACATACGCGGCCAATTCGGAAGAGCTGGCGTTCTTCAATGCCTACAACGAGTTCCGTTCGCAAGCTGGTCTCGGCAAGCTCGCGCAAAACACAAAGCTCGACCTGGCGGCGAAGAACCACCTGAACTATCAGGCCCAGAACCTGGACCTCGACCTGTTCGCAACCGACCCAGCTACCTGTCGAGTCCCGTTTGATCGTAAACGCGTTTAA
- a CDS encoding AAA family ATPase yields MKKIIPLDIRATLGANAPVLDFVLPGLTAGSVGTVVGPGGVGKTMLLTQLGVAVATGSPVFDNPLTPRSAPARVVLIAAEESSDILRIRLHAIKKWTDIQRQKSWVPTVAADSDFAALLEKNLLLVPAAGQSVALVNNGATTDFYKTLCHFGAGARLIIIDPLRRLHDGEENSSSAMTHIVQLLEALAKHTGAAVIAAHHVAKGAVFNDVRELAAASRGSSALTDAVRWQVNLSGMTEKEAQKHRVSGQHKSFARLDFAKANYIAPEPTVWLRRLEGGVLTHTNLKGASATTRHSGQDSDNAGERSAKERVYDW; encoded by the coding sequence ATGAAGAAGATAATTCCGTTGGACATCCGCGCCACTCTCGGCGCCAACGCACCTGTGCTTGATTTCGTACTCCCTGGGTTAACAGCCGGGTCCGTAGGCACAGTGGTCGGGCCAGGGGGAGTTGGGAAAACGATGTTGCTCACCCAACTGGGAGTGGCAGTGGCGACAGGCTCGCCCGTTTTCGACAACCCGCTGACGCCGCGCAGCGCGCCGGCGCGCGTCGTGCTCATCGCGGCCGAGGAGTCGTCCGACATCCTTCGCATTCGCCTGCATGCAATAAAAAAATGGACGGACATCCAACGTCAGAAATCTTGGGTCCCGACCGTGGCCGCGGACAGCGACTTCGCAGCTCTGCTAGAAAAGAATCTACTGCTGGTTCCGGCCGCAGGACAGTCGGTAGCTCTCGTCAACAATGGCGCGACCACCGATTTCTATAAGACCCTTTGCCATTTCGGCGCAGGAGCACGACTAATCATCATCGACCCACTTCGCCGCCTTCATGACGGCGAGGAGAACAGCTCTTCCGCGATGACCCACATAGTCCAACTTCTCGAGGCGTTGGCGAAACACACCGGGGCCGCCGTGATTGCAGCGCATCACGTAGCCAAAGGGGCCGTATTCAACGACGTCAGAGAATTAGCGGCAGCATCGCGCGGCTCAAGCGCGCTTACAGACGCCGTGCGTTGGCAAGTCAATCTGTCAGGCATGACCGAGAAAGAAGCGCAAAAGCATCGGGTTTCGGGACAGCACAAATCGTTTGCCCGCCTCGATTTCGCCAAGGCAAACTACATCGCCCCGGAACCGACGGTTTGGTTGAGGCGACTCGAGGGCGGAGTGCTGACACACACGAATTTGAAGGGGGCATCGGCTACCACCCGACATAGCGGTCAGGACAGCGATAACGCGGGAGAACGCTCCGCCAAGGAGAGAGTCTATGACTGGTGA
- a CDS encoding sensor histidine kinase, which translates to MHRIVPSALLILGLVVSFVLATKSPLLPVFIVFWATVQLAYFRQSYCAKLIDRNLLAFLAKLQLQSMLKILTHIGAILVVTIFCDYLLQNPLTPEHLSEKAVEDVIVNRVQNFLKLALVWSVVISAWRFVRLKRMGYNIDEIAKGSYCDLLVTIPAASAAVEAALALRLQQLQFDKAPRFTRRLLESRPRTRQSGANETSLQLTWPLCPTTVELYLSRVETGTQVRLRCSLRKGLYRFEVFPAPQEVTACLNFLRTNLVDATDNEMRLANALRKQDEFKHLAVEAQLRMLQTQIEPHFLFNTLANVQQMYRENIDEGEEMLNHLTAYFRGAVEGFRSDRSTVAKEMELSQRYLAIMRARMGDRLSFLFDAMEHVRHHPLPPAMLISLVENAIKHGIAPNAGGTVEVRALQVGDVVRLEVSDDGAGFSSVGGTGTGLTNLRDRLDALYGPRAWLEIDAGKNGGFKASIVLPFEGLA; encoded by the coding sequence TTGCACCGCATTGTCCCATCGGCTCTTCTCATCCTTGGATTGGTAGTCAGCTTCGTTCTTGCAACGAAATCCCCGCTTCTTCCCGTATTCATTGTGTTCTGGGCTACGGTTCAGTTGGCGTACTTCAGGCAGAGCTACTGTGCAAAGTTGATAGACCGTAATCTTTTAGCATTCCTGGCCAAGTTACAGCTCCAGTCGATGCTGAAAATCCTTACGCACATCGGCGCTATCCTCGTGGTAACGATATTCTGCGACTATTTGCTACAAAATCCTCTGACACCCGAGCATTTATCGGAAAAAGCTGTGGAGGACGTTATCGTTAATCGAGTCCAGAACTTTCTCAAGCTTGCACTGGTATGGAGTGTCGTGATTTCGGCCTGGCGGTTCGTCCGACTCAAACGAATGGGTTACAACATTGACGAGATTGCTAAAGGCAGTTACTGCGACCTCCTTGTAACCATTCCGGCAGCCAGTGCCGCTGTGGAAGCTGCACTTGCTCTTCGACTTCAGCAGCTGCAGTTCGATAAGGCTCCCCGGTTCACTCGGCGGTTGCTTGAATCGCGGCCGCGCACTCGGCAAAGCGGCGCGAATGAGACGTCCTTACAGCTGACGTGGCCGCTATGCCCGACCACTGTCGAGCTCTACTTAAGCCGGGTGGAAACCGGAACACAAGTTCGGCTCCGATGCAGCTTACGAAAAGGGCTCTACCGATTTGAGGTATTTCCGGCACCACAGGAGGTAACCGCCTGTCTAAATTTCCTTCGCACTAACCTGGTAGACGCGACGGACAACGAAATGCGCCTGGCTAACGCTTTGCGTAAGCAGGATGAATTCAAGCATCTTGCGGTCGAGGCCCAGCTACGCATGCTGCAGACTCAAATTGAGCCCCACTTCCTCTTCAATACGTTGGCCAACGTGCAGCAGATGTACCGCGAGAATATTGACGAGGGCGAGGAGATGCTCAATCACCTGACCGCCTACTTCCGCGGCGCTGTGGAGGGTTTCCGCTCCGACCGCTCGACCGTTGCGAAAGAAATGGAGCTCTCGCAGCGCTATCTAGCGATTATGAGGGCGCGCATGGGCGACCGGCTATCCTTTTTATTTGACGCGATGGAGCACGTACGTCACCATCCATTGCCGCCGGCAATGCTCATCTCCTTGGTTGAGAACGCTATCAAGCACGGTATCGCGCCAAATGCAGGCGGCACCGTAGAAGTTCGAGCTTTACAGGTAGGGGATGTCGTGCGTCTGGAGGTGTCAGATGACGGCGCAGGGTTCTCAAGCGTGGGCGGTACCGGTACAGGGCTTACGAACCTCCGTGACCGCCTGGATGCGCTTTACGGCCCACGCGCGTGGCTCGAAATCGACGCCGGAAAGAATGGCGGGTTCAAGGCGAGCATTGTGCTCCCATTTGAAGGGTTAGCTTGA